CATTGTAAAGGATTGCTTCCTTTAGTCTTTCTATAAATTACTTATCTTCATATTCAGTGATTACTAATATAGCAACAAATCTTGATTTCAATCATTCCCTAGTGTGCTTTTTATCTAAGGTCACCAACAAAGTAACATTCTGTTTCTTTTAATCAAACTTCATTCAGGCCAGAAGTTTCTGAGCTCGAGGCAAAACTTTCTGAGCAGTCAAAAATTTTGTTGAATCTTCAACAAAAGGTGGATGACTTAGCATCCAAGGTACAGAACATTTTAATGCACTTCTTGTCATTGGATAGGTGTAGAAATTAATCGGCAGCTTGAAATCTTCTATCCATTGTTTCTGCCTCCATGCATATTAATTCACCTAGTAATGCTTTTTATTTCTCATTCATAACTGAATCAAGCCTGCGATAACCCTGTTTTATTTCTTGAGAGAACTCATTATAATTTGGCTTCCTCCTGTTGGCTGAGCTATCACTTCTGTACTTATTTTCATACGGTTGCTATTTTTTCCTGATTGTAGCATGCTTATAATCCAGATGAGGAATATACTGAGGTGGAATCCCAACTTCGGTCACATTTGGAATCTTTCCTAGAAACAGCTAGAACATTCAATACGATTTACACAAAGGTTCGAGCACATTTAGCTTTAGGGCTTGTTCAAACATGCTATTTTATGAGCTGAGAAACAATCACAGTAATGAATTCTATTATTGGTGTAGGAAATTCGTCCATGGACACATATGATGGAGGTCCCCCAACTTCATGGGTTCGGACCAGCTGCCAATCGTTTATTGGAGGCGTACAAGATGCTTTTGAAGGTAACCTGCTTTTGTTGCAAAGGATGTGTTTTCTTAAAAGCCTCACAACTGTGCAAATTATTAGAGTTCAAATTCAAGAAGtgattttttattagtttattagttACAAAAGTATGTGTCATTCAAATATGGAACACCATCAATGCTTTGAACTGATTATCCTGATGAATggattcatttatttttatgtttagatGGTCATGCTGAGTGCAATTCACATTTACTGCTCTGGGATTTCAAATttgaaaacatgaaaaataaaagaaagctaTCTTTTGAATGATATTTTCAATGACTTTGCATATATCATAATTACATCCTTTTTATTTGAAACAGTTTCTGGCCAACCTACGGAATCTTAGAGATTCGCATGCAGCTCTTGCCTTTGGATCTTCTGAGACATCTGAAGAGCCCTCTTCTGTAACAAGAATAATTTCTGAATGTGAATCAGCATTGACAGTCTTAAATCGTGATCTTGGAATTCTCTCGGCTTCCATCGCCCGTGAACAGGGAGAGAAGATGAGCGTTTGATGAATTAATAGTAGGAGAAATGTGAGATCAATAGTCGAATATATTCTTTGGCATGCTGTGATCTTCTTGTGCATACTGCAGTGTTCATATTGCGTTGAAATCAGAATAGCTGTCTTATCATACTGGAATTTAAAAATGTAAGTTTCTTCTGTTGAAGGTAGTAAATGAGATGGTAAAAAAAGGATATGAGCATAAACCTATATATGATAGGGTGTAATAGTATACCTCCtgtttgtttcttttgttgAAAACTATTTAAATGAAAGTTTCAAAATTTGACTTTTTCTTACGAAGGGGGCCACCTTCCTTCCCGTAATAAACCTACATGCTGTGAAGTTTCTCGGGCAGGCAGCAACAACTTTGCAAACTTGATTTTCTCCATCTCATCTTTGCCATCTGCAAATGCAGGTGTTATCATATACAAACCTAAGTATGAGTTTACAAGAAACTATTTTTTATGTTCCTTTTTTCAAAGAAATGAACAATAGGACAGTTTGACCGAATTAACCAACTACCCTTAAAATTGGTTTGGACGTTCAATTTAAAGTAAAAGGTAAAAACCTGTTGTCAGGAAACTAACAAATTTGGAAAATTGGTAAACCAGTTCAGTTTTTAgcaattaacaaaataaaaaacgattcttcaaatatattttatacataagtatattattttattatgtctaattcaactttagttaaattttaattttacctGTACGTTAActgatttaatttttagaacTTGATATTGATATGGTGTATTTGatataatttgttttttttttttttttgtcaagtaGATTGGATACACCTATCCATTCAACATTTAAGGGTTCATATTTAACACTTGGTGT
The Arachis stenosperma cultivar V10309 chromosome 7, arast.V10309.gnm1.PFL2, whole genome shotgun sequence genome window above contains:
- the LOC130941258 gene encoding AUGMIN subunit 7 isoform X2, giving the protein MASRQMEEIQKKLATLNYPRANAPAQSLLFAGLERYALLEWLFFRLLGDKSPFSQQNLQGDVLDRDEETARIQYLAEIAKFLGITIAVDTEAIQGHGSYEDRTEMLRLIVDLVEATIYADNPEWSVDEQVSKDIQLIDSIAEKQAQIFSEECKLFPADVQIQSIYPLPEVSELEAKLSEQSKILLNLQQKVDDLASKHAYNPDEEYTEVESQLRSHLESFLETARTFNTIYTKEIRPWTHMMEVPQLHGFGPAANRLLEAYKMLLKFLANLRNLRDSHAALAFGSSETSEEPSSVTRIISECESALTVLNRDLGILSASIAREQGEKMSV